The Halomicronema hongdechloris C2206 genome includes a window with the following:
- a CDS encoding tetratricopeptide repeat protein produces the protein MLSRTVGGRYHILGYLGGGGFGQTFLAEDRHLPGHPRCVVKQLKPRKTDDGALEAARRLFDGEAQALYQLGNHAQIPRLLAHFEENEQFYLVQEYVDGDLLSNELRHRCLPEAEVIEMVLDILKTLSFVHGHQVIHRDIKPSNLIRRRCDRTIVLIDFGSVKQVSSQPVETDGCISITIAIGSMGYMPNEQLAGQPCLSSDIYAVGMLALRALTGLDPKRFRKDPRTSEILWRDLVTVSPAFAVVLDQMVRYDHRQRYPSAQDALQALQALTQSAVSQPSQPPLIAVSDGYLAWLERGDELFQHNRYHEALAAYEKVIQAKPNHEQVWFKCGLAFESIQDFEQAIAAYDRVIQLQPHDYLPWLKRANVLGALQHYDRALAAYDEVLRLQPENYWAWNDRGQLLEKLQQVEEALTAYDRAIQLKADFQLALDNRKRLLLRLQRVETLYQLQYYDEVIAACDRALRQDSDDTGAWLMRGMALENLDRLPEAALSYHQVVMRQKDDHITWFKLGHVMEKLRRYHQATLAYNQVVRIQPDNHWAWYQRGFALQCLSQPRKALAAYNQAIHIKPDFQAALTARQALLNRLTHHQNTSAAKVAHSAEVATTHTNSQS, from the coding sequence TTGTTTGATGGTGAGGCTCAAGCCCTCTATCAGCTGGGGAACCATGCTCAAATTCCTCGCCTCTTAGCTCATTTCGAGGAGAATGAGCAGTTCTATTTGGTGCAGGAGTATGTCGACGGCGATTTGCTCAGCAATGAACTACGCCATCGTTGCCTGCCCGAGGCGGAGGTCATCGAGATGGTGCTCGATATTCTCAAAACCTTGAGTTTTGTCCATGGGCATCAAGTCATTCACCGCGACATTAAACCCTCGAATCTGATTCGGCGTCGATGCGATCGCACCATCGTGCTGATTGATTTCGGTTCGGTGAAGCAGGTCAGTAGTCAACCCGTTGAGACCGACGGCTGCATCAGTATCACCATCGCTATTGGCTCCATGGGATACATGCCCAATGAACAACTGGCCGGCCAACCCTGCCTCAGCAGCGATATTTATGCGGTGGGCATGTTAGCCCTGCGAGCCCTGACGGGCTTGGATCCAAAACGTTTTCGCAAAGATCCCCGCACCAGTGAAATTCTCTGGCGGGATCTCGTCACGGTCAGCCCTGCCTTTGCCGTTGTCTTGGACCAAATGGTGCGCTATGACCACCGTCAGCGGTATCCCTCAGCCCAAGACGCTCTACAAGCCCTACAAGCGCTGACCCAGTCTGCCGTCTCGCAGCCTTCACAACCTCCGCTAATCGCAGTGAGCGACGGCTATCTCGCCTGGCTGGAGCGGGGAGATGAATTATTTCAGCATAATCGCTACCATGAGGCCCTCGCGGCTTATGAAAAGGTAATTCAGGCAAAGCCCAATCATGAACAAGTCTGGTTCAAGTGTGGCCTGGCCTTTGAAAGCATCCAAGATTTCGAGCAGGCCATTGCAGCCTACGACCGGGTTATCCAACTGCAGCCCCATGACTACCTGCCCTGGCTCAAACGGGCCAATGTCTTAGGAGCGCTTCAACACTATGACAGGGCCTTAGCAGCGTACGATGAAGTACTACGGCTACAGCCAGAAAATTACTGGGCTTGGAATGATCGGGGACAGCTTCTAGAGAAGCTCCAGCAAGTTGAAGAGGCCCTGACCGCCTACGATCGCGCCATTCAACTCAAGGCCGATTTCCAGTTAGCGTTAGATAATCGTAAGCGTTTGTTGCTACGGCTACAGCGGGTAGAAACTCTCTATCAGCTGCAGTACTATGACGAGGTGATCGCAGCTTGCGATCGCGCTCTTCGTCAGGACTCAGACGACACCGGTGCGTGGTTGATGCGAGGCATGGCCTTAGAAAACTTGGACCGGCTACCAGAGGCTGCTCTGTCGTACCATCAGGTCGTGATGCGACAAAAAGACGATCACATTACCTGGTTCAAGCTCGGTCACGTCATGGAGAAACTTCGCCGATACCACCAGGCAACGTTAGCTTACAATCAGGTCGTTAGAATTCAGCCAGATAACCATTGGGCTTGGTATCAACGAGGATTTGCTTTGCAATGCCTGAGTCAACCTCGTAAGGCTCTAGCGGCTTATAATCAAGCTATTCACATCAAGCCCGACTTTCAAGCCGCCCTAACGGCTCGTCAAGCGCTGCTGAATCGTCTTACTCACCATCAAAACACTTCGGCAGCAAAGGTAGCTCATTCTGCTGAAGTGGCCACGACCCATACCAACTCCCAATCCTAA
- the glmS gene encoding glutamine--fructose-6-phosphate transaminase (isomerizing): MCGIVGYIGTRAASDILMDGLRRLEYRGYDSAGIATVLEGDLKSIRAKGKLQNLQDKLDGWENSARIGIGHTRWATHGKPEEHNAHPHADTAFRIAVVQNGIIENYRELRADLKAKGHEFRSDTDTEVIPHLVADYLQQSSAIEGPLQHLSALLEAVRRAANDLEGAFALAIISADFPDELIVVRQQAPLVIGFGQGEFFCASDTPALVPHTRAVLPLENGEVARLTPLGVEVYTFAGERLRKHPLTLNWNPIMVEKQGFKHFMLKEIYEQPGVVRTCLDTYIDGTWSADQSVISPICLGLPDALLEGVEYVQIVACGTSWHASLVGKHLLEQLAGIPTMVQYSSEFRYAPAPLTRHTLTVGVTQSGETADTLAALDMEQQRRAQFEDGALAARLLGITNRPESSLARLVPHIIDTHAGIEIGVAATKTFTAQVMAFYFLALDLAYRRQMLSAERLEDIIVGLRQLPAQIELVLESQERYIEELAHEFGETQDFIYLGRGINFPIALEGALKLKEISYIHAEGYPAGEMKHGPIALLDAKVPVVAIAMPGSVYDKVLSNAQEAKARDAQLIGVVPMNDEDAEDTFDALLPVPPVEEVLSPVLAVIPLQLLAYHIAARRGLDVDQPRNLAKSVTVE, translated from the coding sequence ATGTGCGGAATCGTCGGATATATTGGCACCCGAGCAGCTAGCGATATCCTCATGGATGGCCTGCGCCGGCTGGAGTATCGGGGATATGATTCTGCTGGTATCGCCACTGTCCTGGAGGGAGACCTCAAGAGTATCCGGGCTAAAGGCAAACTCCAGAATCTACAGGATAAGCTAGACGGCTGGGAGAATTCGGCTCGCATTGGCATTGGCCATACCCGCTGGGCTACCCACGGCAAACCCGAAGAGCACAATGCTCATCCCCACGCGGATACGGCTTTTCGCATTGCCGTGGTCCAAAATGGCATCATTGAAAACTACCGAGAACTCAGGGCTGATCTCAAAGCCAAGGGACACGAGTTTCGCTCTGACACCGATACAGAGGTTATCCCTCACCTGGTGGCAGACTATTTGCAGCAATCCTCGGCCATCGAGGGACCACTGCAGCATCTCTCGGCCCTGCTAGAGGCGGTGCGACGGGCCGCTAATGATTTAGAAGGGGCCTTTGCCCTGGCGATTATCTCTGCTGATTTCCCGGACGAGTTAATTGTTGTGCGTCAACAGGCTCCTTTGGTGATTGGCTTTGGCCAAGGGGAATTTTTCTGTGCGTCGGATACTCCGGCTTTAGTGCCCCATACCCGAGCGGTTTTGCCGTTAGAGAATGGTGAGGTAGCCCGTCTTACCCCCCTAGGAGTCGAGGTTTATACGTTTGCCGGGGAACGATTGCGCAAGCATCCGCTAACCCTGAATTGGAACCCCATCATGGTGGAGAAGCAGGGGTTCAAGCACTTCATGCTGAAGGAAATTTATGAGCAGCCGGGAGTAGTGCGCACCTGCTTAGACACCTATATCGATGGCACTTGGAGTGCGGATCAATCTGTGATCTCTCCTATCTGTTTGGGCTTGCCCGATGCCTTGCTGGAGGGGGTAGAGTATGTTCAAATCGTGGCCTGTGGTACGAGCTGGCATGCCAGCTTAGTCGGTAAACATTTGCTGGAGCAGTTGGCTGGTATCCCCACCATGGTGCAGTACTCTTCGGAATTTCGCTACGCGCCCGCTCCCCTGACTCGCCATACTCTGACAGTGGGGGTGACCCAGTCGGGGGAAACAGCAGACACTTTGGCGGCCCTAGACATGGAACAGCAGCGACGGGCGCAGTTTGAAGATGGTGCCCTGGCAGCTCGCTTGCTGGGGATTACCAACCGCCCTGAGAGTTCTCTGGCCCGCTTGGTGCCTCATATTATTGATACCCATGCTGGCATCGAAATTGGTGTTGCTGCCACCAAAACCTTCACGGCCCAGGTGATGGCCTTTTACTTTCTGGCTCTTGATTTGGCCTATCGTCGTCAGATGCTTTCGGCTGAGCGCTTAGAAGATATCATCGTCGGGCTGCGGCAATTACCGGCTCAGATTGAATTGGTATTGGAGAGCCAGGAGCGCTATATCGAGGAACTGGCCCATGAGTTTGGCGAAACCCAGGACTTCATCTATTTGGGCCGAGGCATTAACTTCCCCATTGCCCTGGAAGGGGCGTTGAAGCTGAAGGAAATCAGCTACATCCATGCTGAAGGCTATCCGGCGGGGGAAATGAAGCATGGCCCCATTGCCCTGCTAGATGCCAAGGTACCAGTGGTTGCGATCGCAATGCCCGGTTCCGTCTACGACAAAGTCCTCTCCAATGCTCAGGAGGCCAAGGCTCGGGATGCCCAGCTAATCGGGGTCGTGCCAATGAATGATGAAGATGCCGAAGATACCTTTGATGCCCTGTTGCCGGTGCCGCCGGTAGAGGAGGTGTTATCGCCAGTATTGGCGGTGATTCCTCTACAGCTGTTGGCTTATCACATTGCCGCCCGCCGCGGCTTGGATGTGGATCAGCCCCGTAACCTGGCCAAGAGCGTGACGGTAGAGTAA
- a CDS encoding MarC family protein, protein MTLISAAIILLLIMDPFGNMVTINTLLTEIPAAKRRRIILRETLIAYGILLAFLVGGNPLLSFFGVTPSTLSISGGIVLFLIALGMVFPDRSSAMPTRLDADPFIVPIAMPLIAGPSAIAALLVFAKSDPQLLWKWLGALTLATTITGLILWISPWLFQRLGRRGALAVERLMGMLLIILSVQMMLDGVAQYLQS, encoded by the coding sequence GTGACTCTCATTTCTGCTGCCATTATTCTGCTGCTGATCATGGATCCCTTTGGCAACATGGTCACCATCAACACCCTATTGACTGAGATCCCGGCAGCGAAGCGGCGACGCATCATCTTGCGGGAAACCCTGATCGCCTACGGCATCTTGCTCGCCTTCCTGGTAGGAGGTAATCCTCTCCTATCTTTTTTTGGAGTGACCCCGTCCACCCTAAGTATCTCTGGCGGCATTGTCTTGTTTCTGATCGCCCTGGGCATGGTGTTTCCAGATCGCTCCTCAGCCATGCCCACTCGCCTGGACGCGGACCCCTTCATTGTCCCCATCGCCATGCCGTTGATTGCGGGTCCCAGTGCCATTGCCGCCTTACTCGTCTTTGCCAAATCAGACCCCCAGTTACTCTGGAAATGGCTAGGAGCCCTAACCCTAGCCACCACCATCACCGGACTGATTTTGTGGATTTCCCCCTGGCTGTTCCAACGGCTGGGGCGGCGTGGAGCCCTAGCCGTGGAACGGTTGATGGGCATGTTGTTGATTATCCTCTCGGTACAGATGATGTTGGACGGTGTCGCCCAATATCTGCAGAGTTAG